From the genome of Miscanthus floridulus cultivar M001 chromosome 10, ASM1932011v1, whole genome shotgun sequence, one region includes:
- the LOC136489674 gene encoding peroxidase 1-like, with protein sequence MRQSCFVFHRARRFCDGVEGRRRPRRWGGDGDGGEAPASAWSALARGGAGASAGDGGEAPARGTAAKPPAYGDIPLLTKIFASKGHTLGTAHCPSYADRLYNFSSAYNSDPSLDSEYADRLRTRCKSVDNKAMLSEMDPGSYKTFDTSYYHHVAKRRGLFQSDAALLADATTREYVQRIATGKFDDVFFKDFSESMIKMGNVSVLTGAVGEIRKKCYIVN encoded by the exons ATGAGGCAAAG CTGCTTCGTCTTCCACCGCGCGCGCCGGTTCTGCGAcggcgtggaggggaggaggcggccgcggcggtggggaggcgacggcgacggcggggaggcgccggcgtcGGCGTGGAGCGCGCTGGCGAggggaggcgcgggcgcaagtgcgggggacggcggggaggcgccggcgcgggggacggcggcg aagcctCCAGCTTACGGGGACATCCCACTGCTCACCAAGATTTTCGCTTCCAAAGGCCACACCCTTGGCACGGCGCACTGCCCGTCCTACGCCGACCGGCTCTACAACTTCAGCAGCGCGTACAACTCGGACCCATCCCTCGACAGCGAGTACGCTGACAGGCTGAGGACGCGCTGCAAGAGCGTCGACAACAAGGCCATGCTTTCTGAGATGGACCCTGGCAGCTACAAGACCTTCGACACCAGCTACTACCACCACGTCGCCAAGCGGAGGGGGCTCTTCCAGTCCGATGCCGCGCTCCTCGCGGACGCTACCACTAGGGAGTACGTCCAGCGCATCGCCACCGGCAAGTTTGACGACGTGTTCTTTAAGGACTTCAGCGAGTCCATGATCAAGATGGGCAACGTCTCCGTGCTCACCGGTGCAGTGGGGGAGATCAGGAAGAAATGCTACATCGTCAACTAA